The Balnearium lithotrophicum DNA window TGCACCACTCAGGGGACCTGGAAGGAGGGAGATTGGACATGGAGCTCTTGCAGAAAGGGCACTTTCACCTGTTATACCTCCAGAAGAGGAGTTTCCCTATGTTATCAGGGTTGTTTCGGATATCCTTGAATCAAACGGTTCCTCCTCAATGGCAACAGTCTGTGGAGGTTCCCTCTCACTTATGGATGCAGGTGTTCCAGTAAGGGCTCAGGTTGCTGGAATTGCGATGGGATTAATTATGGAGGGAGACAGGTTTGTAGTTCTCTCAGATATTTTGGGAGATGAAGACCACTTAGGGGATATGGACTTTAAGGTTGCAGGAACGAGGAAGGGAGTAACTGCAATTCAAATGGACCTAAAGGTCAAGGGAATTTCAAGGGAGGTTCTCTCAAAAGCCCTTGCACAGGCGAGGGAGGGAAGGCTTTTCATACTTGACAAGATGGACGCTGTAATAAGCAGACCGAGAGAGGAAATTTCCCCTTACGCTCCGAGAATTGTTACAACTCACATAGAGCCTGAAAAGACGAGGGATTTAATAGGTCCTGGAGGAAAGACGATTAAGACAATAATAGACAAGGCAGGAGTTAAGATAACCATTAAGGAGGACGGGACAGTTTTAGTCTCAGCTCCCACTGAGGAAGCTGCAGCTCAAGCCCTCAAGATGATTGAGGACGTTACGAAGGACTTAGAAGTAGGAAACACCTACTTAGGAAAGGTTACAAGGGTTGAGAACTACGGGGCTTTTGTTGAGCTTGCTCCCGGTAAGATTGGACTGATTCACATATCAAAGCTTCCTCCGGAGGTAAGGGAGAACATTTTTGAAAACATAAAGGTTTCGGACGTTATTCCAGTTAAGATTATTGAGTTTGACCAGATGGGAAGGCCAAAACTGAGCAGAATAGACGTAACTCCCGAGGAGGAGAGAAAGCTCAGGGAACAGGGAGGATTCTACTCAGAGCCGGAGAGGAAGGATGAGTAACTGGGCAGCAGGCTGGGTTTTCTCTAAAGGTAGAGAGATTAAGTTCAGTGAGAAATTTTTAGACGTTGCAATTAAACTCCACTCTCTACTTAAAAGCAGGTTAAGAAGGTTAAAGAAGGAATTTTTGCTTGAAGTTGAGGAAATTCCAAAGGAATTTTCCGTTGATATCAACTTTTTAAGGGGAGTTTTTGAATCATCCGGCATTTGGGGAAACAGGACAGTTTTTATCCCAAAAATCAAAAAGGTTGAGGAGGAGCTCCTCTCCCTTTTAAGTGAGTTCTCTCCTTTGGAAACGGAAGACGGTTTCTTCATAACGGGAGAAAGCGCCAACCTCCTAATTCACCTATTCTACGATGAGGATACGGAGGAGCGCTCCGAGTACTTCTTTGAAAGGTTTCTAAAGTTTTTGACCGGAGAAAAGTGGGAAAGAACCTCATTTAAGTTTTCCCTTGAGGAGGGAGCTCTCCCTCCGTTTAAAAAGAGAATTTCGGACAGTGGATTTGACCTATATCTGATAAAGCTGTTAAAGGTTGAAGGAAACGTTTACTTTTTTGATACAGGTGTAAGGGTTTCCCCGCCTCCAGGATATTACTTTGACCTCGTTCCCCGCTCCTCCATCTATAAGAGCGGTTTTATCCTTGCAAACTCTGTTGGAATAATAGATATGACTTACAGGGGAACGATAAAGGTACCCCTTATAAAGGTCAATCAGGAAAAGGAGTTGCCGGAGCTCCCCTGGCGGGCCGTTCAGCTCATTCCAAGGAGATTCTTCCCCCTTGAAGCAGAGGAGGTGGAGTCCCTCGAGAAAACCCTAAGGGGAGAGGGAGGTTTTGGAAGTACCGGATAGGAGGATTGGTTGATACCTATAAAGGACTTTAACCCAAGCCGTTCAACTCCCGTTGTTACTATTCTTATAATAGTTGCATGTTCAATTGTATTCCTTTACGAAATTCTCCTTCCTCCCAATATAAGAGAAGTTTTTATACGAATGTTTGCTGTTGTTCCCTTTGAGGTAATGCACGGGGTTGATATTCCTCCTCCCGACCCGTTAACACCCTACGGAAACTTAATTTCTTACCAGTACCTTCACGGGGGATTCCTTCACATCTTTGGAAATATGCTCTTTTTGTGGGTATTTGGGGACAACGTTGAGGACAGGTTGGGAAAGTTGAAGTACTTTATTTTTTATACCCTATGCGGAATCAGTGCAGCCATTATACAATCGCTCGTCTATCCAAACTCAAACATTCCCCTTATAGGAGCCTCTGGAGCCATAAGCGGCGTTTTGGGAGCCTATGCAGTTATGTTTCCAAGAGCACAGATACTTACGTTAATCTTTATTTTCTTTTTTATAGATGTGATTGTTCTTCCTGCCTCCCTCTGGATAGGTATCTGGTTTCTGATGCAGTTCATGAGTGCCCTCATCTCTGTCAACCACCTATCCATGGGGGGAGTTGCCTGGTTTGCCCACATAGGTGGTTTTATAACGGGGATAGTCCTCGTTAAGATGCTCTACAGAAGAAAAGAAGAGGAGTTTGAAATTTCCCTTTAGGGGAATAACTTTAAGATAGTTGCAAATAATTTGCAATTAGGAGGGAAGATTGAAAAAGGAAAAGCTTTACATATTCGATACAACACTCAGGGATGGAGAGCAAACTCCCGGAGTGAACCTAACGGTAGATGAAAAGGTTCAAATAGCAAAACAGCTTGAGAGGTTGGGGGTAGATGTAATTGAAGCTGGATTTGCCATAAGCTCCCCTGCCGATTTTGAGGCAATAAAGAGAATAGCTAAGGAGGTTAGAAACTCTACCGTCTGTTCACTTGCAAGGGCAAGGGAAGAGGATATAAGAACTGCATGGGAGGCTCTAAAGGAAGGGAACAGGGTGAGAATTCACACCTTCATAGCTACCTCCGACATTCACCTTAAGTACAAACTGAAAATTTCAAGGGAAGAGGCCTTAGAAAGGGCCGTCTGGGCAGTTAAGTTTGCCAGGGAGATAATGGGTGAAAAGGCAGAGGTTGAGTTTTCGGCAGAGGATGCCGGTAGAACGGATTTGAAGTACCTTTACGAGGTAATTGAGGCAGTTATAGAGGCCGGAGCTGATGTTGTTAACATTCCTGACACTGTAGGTTATGCCGTTCCAGATGAGTGGTACGAGAAGATTTTATCGATTAGGGAAAACGTTAAAAACGTTGATAGAGCAATAATAAGCGTACACTGTCATAACGATTTGGGGCTGGCAACGGCTAACTCCCTCATGGCAGTAATGGCTGGAGCCAGACAGGTTGAGTGTACCATCAACGGCCTCGGTGAGAGGGCAGGAAATGCTGCCTTAGAGGAAGTTGTTATGGCAGTGAAGGTCCGTTCCGACCACTTTCCAGTTTATACCGATATAGATACGAAGCAGATATACAAAACATCTCAACTTGTAAGTAGGTTAACAGGGGTTCTCATTTCAAAGACAAAACCTATTGTGGGAGACAATGCCTTTGCTCATGAGTCTGGAATCCACCAGCACGGTGTTCTTGCCTGTCCAGAAACGTACGAGATAATGAAGCCTGAGGACATTGGACTTAAGGAGTCAAAGATTGTCTTAGGGAAACATTCGGGAAGACACGCCTTCAGGAAAAAGTTGGAAGAGATGGGAGTTGAACTATCAGAAGAGCAGTTTGAGGAGGCCTTCAGAAAGTTTAAGGAACTTGCCTCGAGGAAGAAGGAGATTTACGACGTTGATATAGAGCTCCTCATAGAGGGTTTAGAAGGAGCAGGAGAGAAGACGTACGAACTCCTCTACAATCAGGCTGTTAGTGGAGAGGGAGTAATACCCTCGGCAACGGTAAAAATTGGGACACCCGAAGGTGAGAAGTTGGGTATTGCCGTAGGAAACGGTCCCGTTGATGCAACCTACAGGGCAATAAGAAACGCCTTGGGATTGGGAGAGGACATTCAACTTAAGGACTTTAAGATAAGGGCTCTTACTGCCGGAACCGATGCTCAGGCAGAGGTTTACGTAACAATAGAGTCAAACGGATTTAGAGTCAGCGGAAGGGGAGTAGACCCCGATATCGTTAGAGCATCGGCTTTAGCTTTCTTAGAGGCTCTAAACAGGCTTGAAAAGAGGAAGAATAAGAAAAAAGGAATTTAACTGCCTCCCTCCTAAGGGAGGTTTATATCCAGTTACTAAACAGTGTTAGTCCTGTATTTTCTGGAGCTCCAATTAACAGGTTCATATTTTGGACGGCCTGTCCGGATGCTCCCTTCCCTATGTTATCGATAACAGAAACAACAACGGCCAGTTCGTTTGACTCGTCCTTCGTTACGTAGATATCGCAGAAGTTGGTTCCTGAAACGTCGGATGTTTTAGGAGGAGTACTTCTAACTCTGACAAAGTACTCGTTTTTGTAAACTTCCTTGTAAATTTCCTGGAGCTCCTCTCTTTCAGCATCAGTTTTAAAATAAATGGTTGAGAGGATTCCCCTGTTCATCGGTACCAAGTGTGGGGTAAATCTAAAGAGTGGGAGTTCCAGTTTCTCCTTTACCTCTGGAGCGTGTCTGTGGCCTTCCACAGAGTAGGCCTTGAACGACTCGTTAACCTCGCAGAATAGTAGATTCAAATTTGCCTTTCTCCCTGCCCCTGTAACTCCCGATTTACTGTCTGCAATGACGGGGAATGATGTGTCTATCAATCCCTTTATCCTTGCCGGATAGAGTCCTAAAATGATGCTCGTAGGGTAACATCCGGGATTTGCAACAATCCTTTTTTTCGGTATTTCGCTCCTGTTTATCTCGGGTAAGCCGTAGGCCGAATCTAAAAAGAGATCCTTCGCAGTGTGTTCAACCCTATAGGTTCTTTCGTAATTTTCTGGACTTTTGAACCGAAAATCTGCGCTGAAGTCAACGATTTTTAAGTTTGGATTTCTGTAGTAGAGCTCCTTAACGATTGGAAAAGATGCTCCGTGGGGAAGACACAGAAAGGCAACGTCAATATCTGAAAACCTATCGGGATTGTATTCCTCAAATACTAAGTTTTCGTACTTGCTTTTTAAAAAGTGGGGGAAGACCTCTGTTAGTTTTTTACCTTCAAACTGGCGGGATGTTATATAGACAACCTCGGCAAACGGATGGTGTAGAAGGAGGCGAAGGAGCTCCGCCCCCGTATATCCAGAAGCTCCAACAACAGCAACTTTAACGCTTTGACCACTGGTACCTTGCACGGGCTCCCCTTTGACCGTACTTCTTCCTCTCCTTTATTCTTGCATCCCTTGTTAGGAATCCAGCCTTCTTAAGGGTTGGTCTTAGTTCAGGATTAAATGCAAGTAAAGCCTTCGCTATTCCGTACTTAACGGCATCAGCCTGGGCAGACTTTCCTCCTCCTTTTAGGGTGCAGAGAACGTCAAACCTCCCGTTTGTTCCTGTCACGTCAAAGGGCTGCTGCATTATTTTGAGAAGAGCTAACCTTCCGAAGTACTCCTCTGCAGGAACTTCCTTTTTCTTGGAAATTCTTACAGTAATTTTTCCGCTGCCATTTGGTATCAGCCACACCCTTGCTATGGCAGTTTTTCTCTTTCCTGTTCCGTAGTATCTAACTTCAGCCATTACTTTCCTCCATTAAAGCTCAAGGGGTTTAGGATTTTGTGCTTTGTGTGGGTGTTCAGGACCGGCGTAAACCTTCAGCCTTTTCATTCTCCTGTCCCTGAGCTTGTTCTTAGGAAGCATACCCCTTACTGCAAGCCTTATTACTTCTTCTGGTTTCTTCTGGAGAAGCTCCTTTAACGTTGCCTGTTTAAGTCCTCCGGGGTATCCTGTGTGCCAGTAGTAGACCTTTTTGTCCAACTTCTTCCCTGTCACAAAGACCTTTTCAGCATTAACAACAACAACAAAGTCTCCACCATCAACGTGTGGAGTGTAGGTAGGCTTGTGCTTACCCATCAGAATCTTTGCAATTTCAGAAGCCAGACGACCGAGAGTTTTTCCCGTAGCGTCTACCACGTACCAATCTCTCTGTACGTCCTCCTTTCTCTGCATGAAGGTTTTCATCTGTTTCCTCCAAATAGTGGCGTTTTTAACGCCGAAAATGTAGCGGGCAGCGGAAATTTACTAAAGTACTTTTCTCTTGTCAACCTTTTAAATTGAGACTATATTAGCTTTCAGCACGGAGGGGTGCCCGAGTCTGGCTGAAGGGGCACGACTGGAAATCGTGTGTACCCCCACAAGGGGTACCGCGGGTTCGAATCCCGCCCCCTCCGCCACATAAGAGAAAATTAGAACTGTTCTCATAATGCCGGGGTCTCCACAACGCCCGGAGGGTGAACCCCGCCAGGCCCGGAAGGGAGCAACGGTAAGCCTGAAGGGCGTGTGTGGTAAGGCTCCGGCTCTACTTATTTAGCAGTAGAGAAATTGCCCTTGCAACGTTCTCAACCAAGGGAATAATCTCGGAGTAGTTCATCCTCTTTGGACCTAAAACGCCAACTATACCGCCGTTTTGAAATCCTACAGAGTACTTTCCTAAGACAAAGCTCACCTGAGGTATCTCAGGTTTAACCTCTGAGCCTAAGATTACATCAATTTTCTTCTTTTCGTTAAGAAACTTCCTTAAAACCTCCAAGAGGAGTGTTTTCTCCTCGAGGAGCTCTATTACCCTTTTTAACCTCTCTGCATCTCCTGAAACGAGGTTTATGATGTTTGGAGCTCCCTGAACTTCGAAGTAGTCGATTTCATTTATCGATTTTAGTATGTGGGAGTTTAATCTAAAAATTATGTCTGAAATCTCCCTCCTTAGACTGTCAATTTCCTTTATAAGTTCCTCTTTAACCTTCTGTAAGGTCTTTCCCTTAAATTTTTGAGTTAGGATTTTTGAAATTTTTGCCAACTCCCTTTCGGTAATGTCTGCTTTTATAACCTTGTGAACGACGTAATCCGGATAAAAGTTAATAACTATTAGAACCTTGTCAGAAGAAACCTTCAATAGCATTACATTGTTAACGGTTAAATTTTCAACGAGATTAATTCCAAAGCCAACGTATCCTGTACTCTCCTGAAGGAAATCTAATACCTTGGAGAGAATTTCCTCCCTCTCAGTTAGGTTCTCACTTCTTATTGACTCTATTAGTCTGTTTACTAAAGTTTCATCCTCTCTACCAAGGGCAATAAAGAGGCTGTTTAGATAAATTTTCAGTCCTTCGTCTGTTGGAACTCTTCCAGCCGATGTGTGGGGCTGAAAAAGGTAACCTTTATCCTCAAGGTCGGCCATAACGTTTCTTATCGTAGCAGGGCTAAAAGGCAAGGAGTATGCCTTCTGAAGGGTTCGTGAGCCTACAGGTTCCCCACTCTTTATGT harbors:
- the rplM gene encoding 50S ribosomal protein L13, with protein sequence MKTFMQRKEDVQRDWYVVDATGKTLGRLASEIAKILMGKHKPTYTPHVDGGDFVVVVNAEKVFVTGKKLDKKVYYWHTGYPGGLKQATLKELLQKKPEEVIRLAVRGMLPKNKLRDRRMKRLKVYAGPEHPHKAQNPKPLEL
- the rpsI gene encoding 30S ribosomal protein S9, whose translation is MAEVRYYGTGKRKTAIARVWLIPNGSGKITVRISKKKEVPAEEYFGRLALLKIMQQPFDVTGTNGRFDVLCTLKGGGKSAQADAVKYGIAKALLAFNPELRPTLKKAGFLTRDARIKERKKYGQRGARARYQWSKR
- the hrcA gene encoding heat-inducible transcriptional repressor HrcA, with the translated sequence MKGLKMELTERERDILLKIAELYIKSGEPVGSRTLQKAYSLPFSPATIRNVMADLEDKGYLFQPHTSAGRVPTDEGLKIYLNSLFIALGREDETLVNRLIESIRSENLTEREEILSKVLDFLQESTGYVGFGINLVENLTVNNVMLLKVSSDKVLIVINFYPDYVVHKVIKADITERELAKISKILTQKFKGKTLQKVKEELIKEIDSLRREISDIIFRLNSHILKSINEIDYFEVQGAPNIINLVSGDAERLKRVIELLEEKTLLLEVLRKFLNEKKKIDVILGSEVKPEIPQVSFVLGKYSVGFQNGGIVGVLGPKRMNYSEIIPLVENVARAISLLLNK
- a CDS encoding rhomboid family intramembrane serine protease, whose amino-acid sequence is MIPIKDFNPSRSTPVVTILIIVACSIVFLYEILLPPNIREVFIRMFAVVPFEVMHGVDIPPPDPLTPYGNLISYQYLHGGFLHIFGNMLFLWVFGDNVEDRLGKLKYFIFYTLCGISAAIIQSLVYPNSNIPLIGASGAISGVLGAYAVMFPRAQILTLIFIFFFIDVIVLPASLWIGIWFLMQFMSALISVNHLSMGGVAWFAHIGGFITGIVLVKMLYRRKEEEFEISL
- the argC gene encoding N-acetyl-gamma-glutamyl-phosphate reductase produces the protein MQGTSGQSVKVAVVGASGYTGAELLRLLLHHPFAEVVYITSRQFEGKKLTEVFPHFLKSKYENLVFEEYNPDRFSDIDVAFLCLPHGASFPIVKELYYRNPNLKIVDFSADFRFKSPENYERTYRVEHTAKDLFLDSAYGLPEINRSEIPKKRIVANPGCYPTSIILGLYPARIKGLIDTSFPVIADSKSGVTGAGRKANLNLLFCEVNESFKAYSVEGHRHAPEVKEKLELPLFRFTPHLVPMNRGILSTIYFKTDAEREELQEIYKEVYKNEYFVRVRSTPPKTSDVSGTNFCDIYVTKDESNELAVVVSVIDNIGKGASGQAVQNMNLLIGAPENTGLTLFSNWI
- a CDS encoding 2-isopropylmalate synthase, yielding MKKEKLYIFDTTLRDGEQTPGVNLTVDEKVQIAKQLERLGVDVIEAGFAISSPADFEAIKRIAKEVRNSTVCSLARAREEDIRTAWEALKEGNRVRIHTFIATSDIHLKYKLKISREEALERAVWAVKFAREIMGEKAEVEFSAEDAGRTDLKYLYEVIEAVIEAGADVVNIPDTVGYAVPDEWYEKILSIRENVKNVDRAIISVHCHNDLGLATANSLMAVMAGARQVECTINGLGERAGNAALEEVVMAVKVRSDHFPVYTDIDTKQIYKTSQLVSRLTGVLISKTKPIVGDNAFAHESGIHQHGVLACPETYEIMKPEDIGLKESKIVLGKHSGRHAFRKKLEEMGVELSEEQFEEAFRKFKELASRKKEIYDVDIELLIEGLEGAGEKTYELLYNQAVSGEGVIPSATVKIGTPEGEKLGIAVGNGPVDATYRAIRNALGLGEDIQLKDFKIRALTAGTDAQAEVYVTIESNGFRVSGRGVDPDIVRASALAFLEALNRLEKRKNKKKGI
- a CDS encoding dUTP diphosphatase, which produces MSNWAAGWVFSKGREIKFSEKFLDVAIKLHSLLKSRLRRLKKEFLLEVEEIPKEFSVDINFLRGVFESSGIWGNRTVFIPKIKKVEEELLSLLSEFSPLETEDGFFITGESANLLIHLFYDEDTEERSEYFFERFLKFLTGEKWERTSFKFSLEEGALPPFKKRISDSGFDLYLIKLLKVEGNVYFFDTGVRVSPPPGYYFDLVPRSSIYKSGFILANSVGIIDMTYRGTIKVPLIKVNQEKELPELPWRAVQLIPRRFFPLEAEEVESLEKTLRGEGGFGSTG